The following are from one region of the Capsicum annuum cultivar UCD-10X-F1 chromosome 1, UCD10Xv1.1, whole genome shotgun sequence genome:
- the LOC107875261 gene encoding boron transporter 1 isoform X1, giving the protein MEDNFVPFSGIKNDLKGRLMCFKQDWTSGLTAGFRILAPTTYIFFASAIPVISFGEQLERSTDGLITAVQTLASTALCGIMHSIIGGQPLLILGVAEPTVLMYTFMYNFAKDRPELGPKLFLAWTAWVCVWTAILLFLLAVLGACSIINRFTRVAGELFGLLIAMLFTQQAIKGLIDEFRVPERENPNLPEFQPSWRFGNGMFALVLSFGLLLTALRSRKARSWRYGSGWLRGFIADYGVPLMVLIWTAVSYIPGKNVPTGIPRRLFSPNPWSPGAYENWTVIKDMLDVPVLHIIGAFIPATMVAVLYYFDHSVASQLAQQKEFNLRKPSSYHYDLLLLGVMVIICGLLGIPPANGVIPQSPMHTKSLATLKHQLLRNRLVAKARKCMTENGNLAEVYGGMQEAYQQMQSPLFHQEQSSWGLKELKESTIHLASRIGNRDDPIDETMFDVEKEIDDLLPVEVKEQRLSNLLQSTMVGGCVAAMPLLKMIPTSVLWGYFGFMAIESLPGNQFWERILLLFTAPSRRYKVIEEYHAVFIETVPYKTVAFFTIFQSIYLLICFGITWVPIAGVLFPLMIMLLVPVRQYLLPRFFKGAHLQELDAAEYEEAPPLSSCSMTRQENEGSFADDGENMDGMMTRSRGEIRRMCSSKVTSCNATPARDSVSIQSPRFSNKVYSPRVSEIKGESPCLGRGGSFGSRTGETRRSNLSKTHSFN; this is encoded by the exons ATGGAAGATAATTTTGTGCCATTTAGTGGAATTAAAAATGACCTCAAAGGGAGATTAATGTGCTTTAAACAAGATTGGACTAGTGGTCTCACTGCGGGCTTCAG GATTTTAGCTCCCACTACCTACATATTTTTTGCTTCAGCAATTCCAGTCATATCATTTGGTGAACAGTTGGAAAGAAGTACTG ATGGGTTAATAACTGCAGTTCAAACTCTGGCTTCAACTGCATTATGTGGGATTATGCACTCTATAATTGGAGGCCAACCCCTGCTAATTCTTGGAGTTGCAGAACCAACTGTGCTTATGTATACATTCATGTATAACTTTGCGAAAGATAGACCAGAACTTGGACCAAAACTCTTTTTAGCTTGGACCGCATG GGTATGTGTTTGGACTGCAATCTTGCTTTTCCTTCTGGCTGTCCTAGGAGCTTGTTCCATTATCAACAGGTTTACACGTGTTGCAGGGGAACTCTTTGGCCTTCTAATTGCAATGCTTTTCACGCAGCAAGCAATCAAA GGACTGATAGATGAATTTCGTGTACCAGAGAGAGAAAATCCAAATCTGCCAGAGTTCCAACCTTCATGGAGATTTGGAAATGGGATGTTTGCATTGGTTTTGTCATTTGGTCTTCTACTCACAGCTCTAAGGAGCCGAAAGGCAAGATCTTGGCGATACGGCTCCG GCTGGCTACGGGGCTTCATAGCAGATTATGGAGTCCCACTGATGGTTCTAATCTGGACAGCTGTGTCTTACATTCCTGGTAAAAATGTCCCAACTGGGATTCCAAGACGACTCTTCAGTCCAAATCCATGGTCACCTGGTGCCTATGAGAACTGGACAGTGATAAAG GATATGCTAGACGTTCCAGTTCTTCACATAATTGGTGCTTTTATTCCAGCAACAATGGTGGCAGTCCTGTATTATTTTGATCACAGTGTGGCATCTCAACTTGCTCAGCAAAAGGAATTTAACCTGAGAAAGCCATCTTCCTACCATTATGATCTGCTCTTATTGGGAGTTATG GTTATCATTTGTGGTCTTCTAGGAATACCCCCGGCGAATGGAGTCATTCCACAATCTCCAATGCATACAAAGAGTTTGGCCACACTGAAGCATCAG TTGCTTCGTAACCGACTAGTTGCAAAAGCACGTAAATGTATGACTGAGAATGGGAACTTGGCTGAAGTATATGGAGGTATGCAAGAAGCCTATCAACAGATGCAGAGTCCACTGTTTCACCAAGAACAATCATCTTGG GGgttaaaagaattaaaagagtCTACCATCCACTTGGCTTCAAGGATAGGCAACAGGGATGATCCTATTGATGAGACAATGTTTGATGTTGAGAAGGAGATAGATGACTTGTTGCCCGTTGAAGTAAAAGAACAAAGGTTGAGCAACTTGCTTCAGTCTACCATGGTGGGAGGATGTGTGGCCGCCATGCCTCTTCTCAAAATGATTCCGACATCAGTCCTTTGGGGCTACTTTGGTTTCATGGCGATTGAAAGCTTACCAGGAAACCAGTTCTGGGAAAGGATCCTATTGCTATTCACGGCTCCAAGCAGAAGATACAA AGTAATTGAAGAGTATCACGCTGTGTTCATTGAAACTGTACCTTACAAGACAGTAGCGTTCTTCACCATTTTCCAGAGCATCTACTTACTAATCTGTTTTGGGATCACATGGGTTCCCATTGCTGGCGTTCTCTTCCCATTAATGATCATGCTTTTAGTTCCTGTCAGACAGTACCTACTACCTAGGTTCTTCAAAGGAGCACATCTTCAGGAATTAGATGCTGCTGAGTATGAAGAAGCACCACCATTATCATCATGCAGCATGACTAGA CAGGAAAATGAAGGTTCATTTGCAGATGATGGGGAGAATATGGATGGCATGATGACAAGAAGCCGAGGTGAGATTCGACGTATGTGCAGTTCAAAGGTTACAAGCTGCAATGCCACACCAGCCAGAGATTCTGTTAGCATCCAAAGCCCAAGGTTTTCTAACAAGGTATACAGTCCTCGCGTTAGTGAAATAAAAGGGGAAAGCCCTTGTCTTGGTCGAGGAGGATCCTTCGGTTCTAGAACTGGGGAAACAAGACGATCAAATCTGTCAAAAACTCACAGTTTCAACTAA
- the LOC107875261 gene encoding boron transporter 1 isoform X2, with product MEDNFVPFSGIKNDLKGRLMCFKQDWTSGLTAGFRILAPTTYIFFASAIPVISFGEQLERSTDGLITAVQTLASTALCGIMHSIIGGQPLLILGVAEPTVLMYTFMYNFAKDRPELGPKLFLAWTAWVCVWTAILLFLLAVLGACSIINRFTRVAGELFGLLIAMLFTQQAIKGLIDEFRVPERENPNLPEFQPSWRFGNGMFALVLSFGLLLTALRSRKARSWRYGSGWLRGFIADYGVPLMVLIWTAVSYIPGKNVPTGIPRRLFSPNPWSPGAYENWTVIKDMLDVPVLHIIGAFIPATMVAVLYYFDHSVASQLAQQKEFNLRKPSSYHYDLLLLGVMVIICGLLGIPPANGVIPQSPMHTKSLATLKHQLLRNRLVAKARKCMTENGNLAEVYGGMQEAYQQMQSPLFHQEQSSWGLKELKESTIHLASRIGNRDDPIDETMFDVEKEIDDLLPVEVKEQRLSNLLQSTMVGGCVAAMPLLKMIPTSVLWGYFGFMAIESLPGNQFWERILLLFTAPSRRYKVIEEYHAVFIETVPYKTVAFFTIFQSIYLLICFGITWVPIAGVLFPLMIMLLVPVRQYLLPRFFKGAHLQELDAAEYEEAPPLSSCSMTRENEGSFADDGENMDGMMTRSRGEIRRMCSSKVTSCNATPARDSVSIQSPRFSNKVYSPRVSEIKGESPCLGRGGSFGSRTGETRRSNLSKTHSFN from the exons ATGGAAGATAATTTTGTGCCATTTAGTGGAATTAAAAATGACCTCAAAGGGAGATTAATGTGCTTTAAACAAGATTGGACTAGTGGTCTCACTGCGGGCTTCAG GATTTTAGCTCCCACTACCTACATATTTTTTGCTTCAGCAATTCCAGTCATATCATTTGGTGAACAGTTGGAAAGAAGTACTG ATGGGTTAATAACTGCAGTTCAAACTCTGGCTTCAACTGCATTATGTGGGATTATGCACTCTATAATTGGAGGCCAACCCCTGCTAATTCTTGGAGTTGCAGAACCAACTGTGCTTATGTATACATTCATGTATAACTTTGCGAAAGATAGACCAGAACTTGGACCAAAACTCTTTTTAGCTTGGACCGCATG GGTATGTGTTTGGACTGCAATCTTGCTTTTCCTTCTGGCTGTCCTAGGAGCTTGTTCCATTATCAACAGGTTTACACGTGTTGCAGGGGAACTCTTTGGCCTTCTAATTGCAATGCTTTTCACGCAGCAAGCAATCAAA GGACTGATAGATGAATTTCGTGTACCAGAGAGAGAAAATCCAAATCTGCCAGAGTTCCAACCTTCATGGAGATTTGGAAATGGGATGTTTGCATTGGTTTTGTCATTTGGTCTTCTACTCACAGCTCTAAGGAGCCGAAAGGCAAGATCTTGGCGATACGGCTCCG GCTGGCTACGGGGCTTCATAGCAGATTATGGAGTCCCACTGATGGTTCTAATCTGGACAGCTGTGTCTTACATTCCTGGTAAAAATGTCCCAACTGGGATTCCAAGACGACTCTTCAGTCCAAATCCATGGTCACCTGGTGCCTATGAGAACTGGACAGTGATAAAG GATATGCTAGACGTTCCAGTTCTTCACATAATTGGTGCTTTTATTCCAGCAACAATGGTGGCAGTCCTGTATTATTTTGATCACAGTGTGGCATCTCAACTTGCTCAGCAAAAGGAATTTAACCTGAGAAAGCCATCTTCCTACCATTATGATCTGCTCTTATTGGGAGTTATG GTTATCATTTGTGGTCTTCTAGGAATACCCCCGGCGAATGGAGTCATTCCACAATCTCCAATGCATACAAAGAGTTTGGCCACACTGAAGCATCAG TTGCTTCGTAACCGACTAGTTGCAAAAGCACGTAAATGTATGACTGAGAATGGGAACTTGGCTGAAGTATATGGAGGTATGCAAGAAGCCTATCAACAGATGCAGAGTCCACTGTTTCACCAAGAACAATCATCTTGG GGgttaaaagaattaaaagagtCTACCATCCACTTGGCTTCAAGGATAGGCAACAGGGATGATCCTATTGATGAGACAATGTTTGATGTTGAGAAGGAGATAGATGACTTGTTGCCCGTTGAAGTAAAAGAACAAAGGTTGAGCAACTTGCTTCAGTCTACCATGGTGGGAGGATGTGTGGCCGCCATGCCTCTTCTCAAAATGATTCCGACATCAGTCCTTTGGGGCTACTTTGGTTTCATGGCGATTGAAAGCTTACCAGGAAACCAGTTCTGGGAAAGGATCCTATTGCTATTCACGGCTCCAAGCAGAAGATACAA AGTAATTGAAGAGTATCACGCTGTGTTCATTGAAACTGTACCTTACAAGACAGTAGCGTTCTTCACCATTTTCCAGAGCATCTACTTACTAATCTGTTTTGGGATCACATGGGTTCCCATTGCTGGCGTTCTCTTCCCATTAATGATCATGCTTTTAGTTCCTGTCAGACAGTACCTACTACCTAGGTTCTTCAAAGGAGCACATCTTCAGGAATTAGATGCTGCTGAGTATGAAGAAGCACCACCATTATCATCATGCAGCATGACTAGA GAAAATGAAGGTTCATTTGCAGATGATGGGGAGAATATGGATGGCATGATGACAAGAAGCCGAGGTGAGATTCGACGTATGTGCAGTTCAAAGGTTACAAGCTGCAATGCCACACCAGCCAGAGATTCTGTTAGCATCCAAAGCCCAAGGTTTTCTAACAAGGTATACAGTCCTCGCGTTAGTGAAATAAAAGGGGAAAGCCCTTGTCTTGGTCGAGGAGGATCCTTCGGTTCTAGAACTGGGGAAACAAGACGATCAAATCTGTCAAAAACTCACAGTTTCAACTAA